A part of Vulcanisaeta moutnovskia 768-28 genomic DNA contains:
- a CDS encoding MFS transporter: MDNKKLKNYVLIQNLANGLVSPFMSFLAAVIGVPSIGISLVSSASSFFSGVVQVPLRRTSRIEQLLKLSTLLLAILWFTMAFIAYGNPTLYLITYIAIAIVGGANSFAWALIMERMSRGSRGQVLATYAFYGSIGGLLATLMTGLIVGSNYALMHYVFITSAFLILMNVINIWNMEPMDPECQVTDRLLSTIRNNRKLIRFLGRFLLITFPLSYALANNVYVIYVANTIAGFTNSASNVAYISFVYDNSEDRRTAVSLYNLFYGIGTLIGSLMSGALVTVVSNYLGLRNGVRYMLLSDATARALIATLYMSV, from the coding sequence ATGGATAATAAGAAATTGAAAAATTACGTATTAATCCAGAACCTCGCTAATGGACTTGTATCACCTTTCATGAGTTTCTTGGCGGCCGTTATTGGCGTACCAAGTATTGGTATTAGTCTTGTGTCATCAGCTTCATCTTTCTTCAGTGGTGTTGTTCAAGTACCATTAAGGAGGACTAGTCGTATTGAACAATTGCTGAAATTATCGACATTATTACTTGCTATTTTGTGGTTTACAATGGCGTTTATTGCCTATGGGAATCCAACACTATACTTAATTACGTATATTGCCATAGCCATTGTCGGTGGTGCTAATTCCTTTGCATGGGCCTTAATCATGGAGAGAATGAGTAGAGGAAGTAGGGGTCAGGTATTAGCTACTTATGCATTTTATGGTTCCATAGGTGGTTTATTGGCAACGTTAATGACAGGCCTAATCGTTGGTAGTAACTACGCATTAATGCATTACGTATTCATCACTAGCGCATTTCTCATTCTTATGAATGTAATTAATATATGGAACATGGAACCAATGGATCCTGAATGCCAGGTCACTGATAGATTGCTGTCTACGATTAGGAATAACAGGAAGTTGATAAGGTTTCTAGGGAGATTCTTACTCATAACATTCCCATTGTCCTATGCCCTGGCCAATAATGTATACGTGATTTACGTGGCGAATACCATAGCGGGCTTCACGAATTCCGCATCAAATGTTGCATATATATCATTCGTCTATGATAATTCTGAGGATAGAAGAACAGCCGTCAGCCTATACAACCTATTTTATGGTATTGGGACACTAATTGGGTCATTAATGAGTGGTGCATTAGTAACGGTGGTATCTAATTATTTGGGTTTAAGAAATGGTGTTAGGTATATGCTTCTTAGTGATGCCACGGCCAGGGCTTTAATCGCCACATTATACATGAGTGTTTAG
- a CDS encoding NUDIX hydrolase, with product MSREYPRYPLVGVGSIVIKDGKILLIRRGAEPNRGKWSIPGGMVEPGEDPDYAALRELREETGIIGKVIGLFGIYQYLERDSEGRIKYHFLLLDYLVEPIGGTPKASSDAIELRFIGLREALNLDLTDTAKQLLMDLLASGPRPCGGGLIKLTH from the coding sequence ATGAGCAGGGAATATCCACGATATCCGCTGGTTGGTGTTGGCTCTATAGTTATTAAGGACGGAAAGATTTTACTGATAAGGAGAGGTGCAGAACCTAATAGAGGTAAGTGGTCAATACCTGGCGGTATGGTCGAGCCCGGCGAAGATCCTGATTACGCTGCCTTAAGGGAACTAAGGGAGGAAACCGGCATTATTGGTAAGGTAATTGGACTCTTTGGTATTTATCAATATTTAGAACGTGATTCTGAAGGTAGGATTAAGTACCACTTTCTACTTCTTGATTACTTGGTCGAACCAATAGGCGGAACACCTAAGGCATCCAGTGATGCTATAGAATTAAGGTTTATTGGATTAAGGGAAGCATTGAATTTGGATCTAACGGACACAGCAAAGCAGTTATTAATGGATTTATTGGCTTCTGGACCAAGACCATGTGGTGGTGGCTTAATTAAGCTCACTCATTAG
- a CDS encoding acylphosphatase translates to MKRIHVLVKGIVQGVGFRAFVRRNAKRLGIKGFVRNLPDGFTVEIVAEGPDDSIEQLVSIVNKGPPGAIIEDVEVEYEEPKNEFDDFEIRY, encoded by the coding sequence ATGAAGAGAATTCACGTGTTAGTTAAAGGTATTGTTCAGGGAGTCGGGTTTAGGGCATTTGTAAGAAGAAACGCTAAAAGGCTGGGTATTAAGGGTTTTGTTAGGAATTTACCTGATGGATTCACTGTAGAGATCGTTGCTGAAGGCCCCGATGATTCCATTGAGCAATTAGTGAGTATAGTTAACAAAGGACCGCCTGGTGCTATTATTGAGGATGTTGAGGTTGAGTATGAGGAGCCTAAGAACGAATTCGATGATTTTGAAATTAGATACTAA
- a CDS encoding serine/threonine protein kinase: MLITDVNKIIKALPGIVLFISLLILVGVNAIRILITIALFILFYELFRKYPLRNNWFLIPLTSEIILALSIMFIITNTYFYDELAVFIGVIAMVLSLRIADSRATAALTLLYVLYLFYRGYVNPAPPAFYLLVNSLLIFMTSFIITIRNSILMYRIDFSEDIIDRVITYLGILLIIPAAVILFILNQTYTYMVLVPSIVSAVPMMRRFTGYISAALILLTLIYGVYPVIKPYWLGVAALILIFIIMYLRPTRLRFVKELKPPISWLGAWLGGKYLIDDIVATGGFSYVLRGRDEWGRIYAIKVLKDKDSRGNPLASDPKVLSSFKKEMSEYLLIESPYIVRVFEVHIPPDEKIPYKSLEDYLNEPPYVVMEYMEGGSLRDLMREKGPLELNEFVRLAYLITLALSELHKANIIHLDLKPENILFKDRNRSIVKIGDLGAAKIMVGGKSYVSQFSIAYAAPEVSRGIADIRTDIYSLSCIFYEMLTGMNPHIHRLSSGQAAVPLINSYRPDIPPELASLIMRGLELNPSLRPTSTEEILAILSKFLNNAT, from the coding sequence GTGTTGATTACCGATGTTAATAAAATAATTAAGGCATTGCCAGGAATAGTACTATTCATAAGCTTATTAATTTTAGTGGGCGTTAATGCTATACGTATATTGATCACTATCGCATTATTTATATTATTTTATGAATTGTTTAGGAAGTATCCACTACGGAATAATTGGTTCCTAATTCCATTAACTTCGGAGATTATCCTTGCATTATCAATAATGTTCATAATAACAAATACCTATTTCTATGATGAGTTAGCAGTATTTATTGGAGTTATTGCGATGGTACTATCACTAAGGATTGCTGATTCTAGAGCTACGGCAGCCTTAACGCTACTGTATGTTTTATATCTATTTTATAGGGGATATGTGAATCCTGCACCACCTGCATTTTATCTATTGGTTAATTCCCTGCTTATTTTCATGACATCTTTCATAATCACAATAAGAAACTCAATCCTAATGTATAGGATAGATTTTTCTGAGGATATTATTGATAGGGTAATAACGTACCTAGGTATATTACTAATAATACCAGCGGCTGTAATACTCTTTATTCTAAATCAAACCTATACGTACATGGTGTTAGTACCATCAATAGTATCTGCGGTTCCAATGATGAGGAGATTCACTGGCTATATTTCCGCGGCATTGATATTATTAACATTGATTTATGGCGTTTACCCAGTAATTAAGCCTTATTGGTTAGGCGTTGCAGCCTTAATACTCATATTTATAATAATGTACTTAAGACCGACTAGGTTAAGATTTGTTAAGGAATTGAAACCACCAATATCATGGTTAGGCGCATGGTTAGGTGGTAAGTATTTAATCGATGACATAGTAGCAACGGGTGGTTTTAGTTACGTACTTAGGGGTAGAGATGAATGGGGCAGGATCTATGCTATAAAGGTACTTAAGGACAAGGACTCGAGAGGCAATCCCCTGGCCAGCGATCCTAAAGTACTTTCATCGTTTAAGAAGGAGATGAGTGAGTATTTACTCATTGAGAGCCCTTATATTGTTAGGGTATTTGAGGTTCACATACCGCCGGATGAGAAAATACCCTATAAATCACTTGAGGATTATTTGAATGAACCACCATACGTAGTTATGGAGTACATGGAGGGAGGATCACTAAGAGATCTAATGAGGGAGAAAGGACCTTTGGAACTTAATGAGTTCGTAAGGCTTGCGTACTTAATAACCCTGGCATTATCAGAACTTCATAAAGCGAACATAATACACCTAGACCTTAAACCGGAGAATATACTGTTTAAGGATAGAAATAGAAGTATCGTGAAAATAGGCGATTTAGGCGCGGCTAAGATAATGGTTGGCGGTAAATCCTACGTATCACAATTCTCAATAGCATACGCAGCGCCCGAGGTTAGTAGAGGAATTGCCGATATTAGAACTGATATTTACTCACTTTCATGTATATTCTACGAAATGCTAACGGGCATGAATCCACACATTCATAGATTAAGTAGTGGACAAGCCGCTGTACCCTTAATAAATAGTTATAGGCCTGACATACCGCCAGAATTGGCGTCATTAATAATGAGAGGTCTTGAATTAAATCCATCACTGAGGCCGACAAGTACTGAGGAGATCTTGGCAATTCTTAGCAAGTTTCTAAATAATGCCACCTAA
- a CDS encoding CoA-transferase: protein MADMDNIIKCMAKQLRDGDIAYTGLTSVPAVLAIALARYWGLSIWFINVAEVYEPRDITVMPSSGDPYSFINGRGFITSLDAFDLARRGQLDVMFFSAAQVDRHGNMNLSVIGNYERPRVRLPGGAAAAYLYRRARRIIMWLSEHSRRTLVDRVDFITAPGPTRQGPSLTICTPKAMFEFDHDAGELVLTGLFPRVSFDDVINNMAFKPRVREPLNMLETVNTEELQFLNKLDPNGVRYT from the coding sequence ATGGCTGATATGGATAACATCATTAAGTGCATGGCAAAGCAATTAAGGGATGGCGATATTGCATATACGGGCTTAACATCCGTCCCTGCAGTATTAGCTATTGCATTAGCCAGGTATTGGGGATTGAGTATTTGGTTCATAAATGTAGCCGAGGTGTATGAACCTAGAGACATTACAGTGATGCCTTCATCAGGGGATCCATACTCGTTCATTAATGGTAGGGGCTTCATAACAAGCCTAGATGCATTTGACTTGGCTAGGCGTGGTCAACTTGACGTTATGTTCTTCTCCGCAGCGCAGGTTGATCGACATGGAAACATGAACCTATCAGTAATTGGTAATTATGAGAGGCCAAGGGTTAGGTTACCAGGTGGTGCAGCTGCAGCCTATCTATATAGGAGAGCCCGTAGAATAATAATGTGGCTTAGTGAGCATTCAAGGAGGACATTAGTGGATAGGGTTGACTTCATTACAGCGCCGGGACCTACAAGGCAAGGACCAAGTTTAACAATATGCACGCCAAAGGCTATGTTTGAGTTTGATCACGACGCGGGGGAATTGGTATTGACGGGCTTGTTCCCAAGGGTTAGCTTTGATGATGTAATTAATAATATGGCCTTTAAGCCAAGGGTTAGGGAGCCATTAAATATGCTCGAGACGGTGAACACCGAAGAGCTGCAATTCCTAAATAAACTAGATCCAAATGGTGTTAGGTATACGTGA
- the amrS gene encoding AmmeMemoRadiSam system radical SAM enzyme, whose protein sequence is MKEATLYKALPDGRVECTACARRCKLSDGQYGFCGVRWNLGGKLYLMVYGKISAIAVDPIEKKPLYHFNPGSMVLSFSTYGCSWACQYCQNFDISQRRILEGFEVTPEKIIELAETYGTQGITYTYNEPSIFAEFAHDVGILAKKKGLFNTFVTNGYMTDEAIDYISKFLDAATVDFKGNAEPKFLRKFSLVPDPEPIFQTILEMKRKGIFVEITDLVVPEIGDNLEYAHKLVRWIVDNLGPETPIHFLRFHPDYNVDYLPPTPIETLEKHAQVAKEEGLKYVYIGNVPGHKLENTYCPSCGRVVIRRRGFDILEVNLTEDGRCKFCGAKINIGGKVWSTWRLSDRFVYVPIELLSRYVRVTREQIEELRNKIHVKRQEG, encoded by the coding sequence ATGAAGGAAGCAACATTGTATAAGGCATTACCTGATGGCAGGGTTGAGTGTACGGCATGCGCAAGGAGGTGTAAGCTTTCTGATGGGCAATATGGGTTTTGTGGTGTTAGGTGGAATTTAGGTGGTAAACTTTACCTGATGGTTTATGGGAAGATCTCGGCAATAGCCGTGGACCCAATAGAGAAGAAACCCCTTTATCACTTTAACCCAGGTTCAATGGTGCTTTCCTTCTCCACGTATGGCTGTAGCTGGGCATGCCAATACTGCCAAAACTTTGACATAAGCCAGAGAAGGATTCTTGAGGGATTTGAGGTAACTCCAGAGAAGATAATCGAGTTAGCGGAGACCTACGGAACCCAAGGCATTACATATACGTATAATGAACCATCAATCTTCGCAGAATTCGCGCATGACGTCGGAATCCTCGCAAAGAAGAAGGGATTATTTAATACGTTCGTTACGAATGGTTACATGACTGATGAAGCCATTGATTACATATCTAAATTCCTCGATGCGGCTACTGTGGATTTTAAGGGTAACGCTGAGCCTAAGTTCCTGAGGAAGTTCTCATTAGTTCCCGATCCAGAGCCCATATTCCAGACAATCCTTGAGATGAAGAGAAAGGGAATATTCGTTGAGATTACGGATCTCGTAGTTCCTGAGATAGGTGATAACCTGGAGTATGCCCATAAGCTTGTCAGGTGGATAGTGGATAATTTAGGGCCCGAGACGCCCATACACTTCCTAAGGTTTCACCCTGATTATAACGTTGATTACCTACCACCAACACCCATAGAGACACTGGAGAAGCATGCTCAGGTGGCTAAGGAGGAGGGACTTAAATACGTCTATATTGGTAATGTTCCTGGGCATAAACTCGAAAACACCTATTGTCCAAGTTGTGGCAGGGTTGTGATTAGGAGGAGGGGTTTCGACATATTGGAGGTTAATTTAACGGAGGATGGAAGGTGTAAGTTCTGTGGTGCTAAAATTAATATTGGTGGTAAGGTATGGTCGACATGGAGATTAAGTGATAGGTTCGTCTACGTACCTATTGAATTATTGTCTAGGTATGTTAGAGTAACTAGGGAGCAGATCGAGGAACTTAGGAACAAGATACATGTTAAAAGACAGGAGGGTTAG
- a CDS encoding MoaD/ThiS family protein, giving the protein MNLRVVLSAQLHELVNAISLTIQVPNGYTVKDLIMKLGELNPEIPRMLLRCDELNENYIVIVNGRDIHWLRGLSTNLNDGDEVLIAPKAFIS; this is encoded by the coding sequence ATGAATTTGAGAGTAGTATTATCTGCGCAATTACATGAGCTTGTTAATGCCATAAGCCTAACCATTCAAGTACCGAATGGATATACAGTCAAGGATCTAATAATGAAGCTTGGCGAGTTAAATCCAGAAATTCCGAGGATGCTGCTCAGGTGTGATGAACTTAATGAGAATTATATAGTGATTGTGAACGGCAGAGACATACACTGGCTAAGGGGATTATCTACTAATCTTAACGATGGCGATGAGGTATTAATTGCGCCTAAGGCATTCATATCATAA
- a CDS encoding FHA domain-containing protein: MGSNEETKRMELLGTETVRSNLGRLELTFIESPRDFMKDFKVVFDLSIIKEITLGRSPENMVIIPDPTVSRKHAVITMVGNELLIKDLNSTNGTYVLDSGSFRRINEYRFSNDIVVRLGYYTVIKLSVIAEGKSQ; encoded by the coding sequence ATGGGGTCTAATGAGGAGACTAAGAGAATGGAACTACTTGGTACGGAGACCGTAAGGAGCAATTTAGGCAGACTCGAATTGACATTTATTGAAAGTCCTAGGGATTTCATGAAGGACTTTAAGGTGGTATTTGATTTATCAATAATTAAGGAAATAACCCTTGGCAGAAGTCCTGAGAACATGGTCATAATACCCGATCCTACAGTTTCAAGAAAACACGCTGTAATAACAATGGTTGGTAATGAATTATTAATTAAGGATTTAAATAGTACAAATGGTACTTACGTTCTCGATAGTGGTTCCTTTAGGAGAATAAATGAGTATAGGTTTAGTAATGATATAGTTGTTAGGCTTGGTTACTATACCGTAATTAAACTATCTGTTATTGCTGAGGGGAAATCACAATAG
- a CDS encoding NAD(P)/FAD-dependent oxidoreductase, producing MSRVFDVIVVGAGSTGTTTAYYLAKEGLRVLVIDRHGVAQGMTAYSLGLVRSYYANEDVASMSHYSHEFFMNFEKEFSVNVFTKTGLLVLGNDEADMRKTFEMLRNVGAKVRLLGNDEIREMFDIDTAQDEVGIYEEDAGYVDTGLYTNTVMNRARELGVELVIDEARVQFNDDKVIGVRLVNSDDIVRADHYVIATNVWTPKLLPQLNLPIKNIIERVVRVDMGRSLPNVFDYVNNFYIRPEGSTNGLMGLLYPPEDVWPDPDNFNPLAEPEFDYAVGVMENAARRLPWFVNAKYLGGWRGLYDVTPDWMPIIDEPIKDLVIVIGLSGHGFKLAPAFAIMVTELIKYGKIKTFKDIFRLNRFREGRTIQGIVQEKAAF from the coding sequence ATGAGCAGGGTATTCGATGTAATAGTAGTTGGTGCTGGTTCCACGGGAACAACAACGGCTTACTACCTCGCCAAGGAGGGCCTTAGGGTCTTGGTCATTGATAGGCATGGTGTCGCTCAAGGAATGACAGCATATTCCCTAGGCCTCGTTAGGAGTTACTATGCGAATGAGGATGTGGCTAGTATGTCGCATTACAGTCATGAATTCTTCATGAACTTCGAGAAGGAATTCAGCGTTAATGTGTTCACGAAGACAGGCCTCCTGGTCCTTGGTAACGATGAGGCCGACATGAGGAAGACCTTTGAAATGCTACGTAATGTTGGTGCCAAGGTTCGATTACTGGGTAATGATGAGATCCGTGAAATGTTCGATATAGATACTGCACAGGATGAGGTCGGTATTTATGAGGAGGATGCGGGTTATGTGGATACGGGCCTATATACGAACACGGTCATGAATAGGGCTAGGGAGTTAGGTGTTGAGTTAGTTATTGATGAGGCCCGTGTTCAATTTAATGATGATAAGGTAATTGGCGTGAGACTCGTTAATAGTGACGATATTGTAAGGGCTGATCACTACGTTATCGCGACAAATGTATGGACACCAAAGTTACTACCTCAACTAAACCTGCCAATTAAAAATATTATTGAGAGGGTGGTTAGGGTTGACATGGGTAGGTCACTACCCAACGTTTTTGATTACGTGAATAACTTCTATATAAGGCCTGAGGGTTCGACTAACGGATTAATGGGACTATTGTACCCACCCGAGGATGTTTGGCCAGATCCAGATAACTTCAACCCACTAGCTGAGCCTGAGTTTGACTATGCCGTTGGTGTCATGGAGAATGCAGCCAGGAGGTTGCCGTGGTTCGTAAATGCCAAGTACCTGGGCGGTTGGAGGGGCCTCTACGATGTTACACCTGATTGGATGCCAATTATTGATGAACCTATTAAGGACTTGGTGATTGTTATTGGTTTAAGTGGCCACGGATTTAAGCTGGCACCGGCCTTCGCCATCATGGTCACGGAACTAATAAAGTATGGAAAAATAAAAACGTTTAAGGACATATTCAGACTAAATAGATTCAGGGAGGGAAGAACAATACAGGGAATAGTGCAAGAAAAGGCTGCATTTTAA
- a CDS encoding molybdopterin-dependent oxidoreductase translates to MVIACTRDCYDTCIFDENYRPLNIFPINGFTCARGRADLIRNERNRVTSAYIDGKEVSIDEVIKYVARLLGEAIKKDPARILRTDYDGNQGLLTWYFPDRLFNVIGASQTDRSICSAEGHAAIRSHYGTSMGALPEDFVKYKAAVFWAFPASVSAPHIWALFIKKFKVAIDVRFSDTARKSDKAIIVKPGTDVFLALGIIKVLIDEGLVEGKVRHFEKLASYVGKFSLDYLSRISGVSIDDIKWLAEFYHGYKPLTLIGFALGRSLNGGDAIGMISLIPALVGLERGYYYSNSLGWGIDFDYLRGLHMAKSSRVIPMADFGDYIERGEVDIMYAWNENPVVTLPGGDKLIEAVREGRVTLIVHDPYWSETAKLANVVIPAPTFLEKYDVIYSYWHDYLVYNEPIKSPKGITEVDLMRRLAKELEISHPLLLEDPWKAVDRAIRPAGITLEELRERKVIKIKPKYLPTNEPDAFPLPNLVEPSELSSYEIRLVFTSHPLYTNTQFREVYGNLEPVVYTHDYEGIVVLENEFGSVRARAVRDDNVPPGVALIYKSSLIDLDGKPINSITGRVKGKYAGTPLLNGIKVRVNVVSK, encoded by the coding sequence ATGGTAATTGCATGCACGAGGGACTGCTACGACACATGCATATTTGACGAGAACTATAGGCCACTTAACATATTCCCGATTAATGGCTTCACATGCGCCAGGGGTAGGGCTGACCTAATTAGGAATGAGAGAAATAGGGTTACTTCGGCCTACATAGATGGTAAGGAGGTCAGTATTGATGAGGTCATTAAATACGTGGCAAGACTACTCGGGGAGGCCATAAAGAAGGATCCGGCCAGGATACTACGTACAGACTATGACGGAAACCAGGGATTACTCACGTGGTATTTCCCAGATAGGCTGTTTAATGTCATTGGCGCATCACAGACTGATAGGTCCATATGCTCTGCGGAGGGTCACGCAGCCATCAGGTCGCATTACGGCACCAGCATGGGTGCCCTGCCTGAGGATTTCGTTAAGTATAAGGCTGCCGTGTTCTGGGCATTTCCTGCTAGTGTGTCGGCGCCGCACATATGGGCTTTATTCATTAAGAAGTTCAAGGTGGCGATTGATGTTAGATTCAGTGACACAGCTAGGAAGTCGGATAAGGCGATAATAGTTAAGCCCGGTACCGACGTGTTTTTGGCACTCGGCATAATCAAGGTGCTTATTGATGAGGGTCTTGTCGAGGGTAAGGTTAGGCATTTTGAGAAGTTGGCTAGCTACGTCGGGAAGTTCTCGCTTGATTATCTATCAAGGATTAGCGGCGTGTCCATCGATGACATTAAATGGCTCGCTGAGTTTTACCATGGTTATAAGCCATTAACGCTGATCGGTTTTGCTCTTGGGCGTTCCCTAAATGGCGGTGATGCCATTGGTATGATTTCACTAATCCCAGCCTTAGTCGGTCTAGAGAGGGGTTATTACTACTCGAACTCTCTGGGTTGGGGAATAGACTTTGACTACCTTAGAGGTCTTCACATGGCCAAGTCATCTAGGGTTATACCCATGGCTGATTTTGGGGATTACATTGAGCGTGGTGAGGTCGATATCATGTATGCCTGGAATGAGAACCCGGTGGTTACCTTACCAGGTGGTGACAAGCTGATTGAGGCTGTTCGTGAGGGCAGGGTCACATTAATTGTTCATGATCCATACTGGTCCGAAACGGCTAAGCTAGCTAATGTCGTTATTCCGGCGCCGACGTTCCTTGAGAAGTATGACGTAATTTATAGTTATTGGCATGATTACCTGGTTTACAATGAACCAATTAAGTCTCCTAAGGGCATAACGGAGGTTGACTTAATGCGTAGATTAGCTAAGGAGCTTGAGATTTCTCATCCACTACTTCTTGAGGATCCCTGGAAGGCCGTGGATAGAGCCATAAGGCCTGCTGGTATTACATTGGAGGAGTTGAGGGAGAGGAAGGTCATTAAGATTAAGCCAAAGTATTTACCCACTAATGAGCCAGATGCGTTTCCGCTGCCTAATCTCGTAGAGCCCAGTGAATTGAGTAGTTATGAGATTAGACTAGTTTTTACTTCGCACCCACTTTATACGAATACGCAGTTCCGCGAGGTTTACGGCAATCTAGAACCTGTGGTTTATACTCATGATTATGAGGGTATTGTTGTTTTGGAGAATGAGTTTGGTAGTGTTAGAGCTAGGGCTGTTAGGGATGATAATGTGCCTCCTGGTGTGGCATTGATTTATAAGAGTAGTCTTATTGACCTTGATGGTAAGCCAATAAATAGTATTACAGGGCGTGTTAAGGGTAAGTATGCAGGTACACCATTGCTCAATGGTATTAAGGTTAGGGTTAATGTCGTGAGTAAGTAA
- a CDS encoding CoA transferase subunit A, producing the protein MAKNKLMSIEEALDLINNGDEIAIGGMSFHRNPMAMAIAIARSNKRDLALVDREPGLAFDLLTISGRVRRIRAAMVTFEHFGIAPGFRRMVESGEVEFIEDVCEGVMAGLRAGSYGFPFMPSAIALDSDLVPLNVKRGIWKIIKDPFNDQELIAVKAIRPDVALVHAHRADEKGDIEIYGPKYEDLLKIQAAKRVIVTAEEIVSEDYFREHPELLTIPGFMVTAVVHSPKGAWPTSMYGYYRADYDVIKKYFDSVKAGLSIEKVLGVFVHG; encoded by the coding sequence ATGGCTAAAAATAAGTTGATGAGTATCGAGGAGGCCCTGGACTTAATTAATAACGGTGATGAAATAGCTATTGGCGGCATGTCCTTTCATCGTAATCCTATGGCAATGGCTATAGCCATAGCTAGGTCAAATAAGAGGGACTTGGCGTTGGTAGATAGGGAGCCTGGTCTGGCCTTTGACTTATTAACGATATCGGGTAGGGTTAGGAGGATTAGGGCTGCGATGGTTACCTTCGAACACTTTGGCATTGCGCCTGGATTTAGGAGGATGGTGGAGAGCGGCGAGGTGGAGTTCATTGAGGATGTTTGTGAAGGCGTAATGGCAGGACTCCGCGCTGGATCGTATGGGTTTCCCTTCATGCCATCAGCAATTGCTTTAGATAGTGATTTAGTTCCATTAAATGTTAAGAGAGGTATTTGGAAAATAATTAAGGATCCATTTAATGACCAGGAGTTAATTGCCGTTAAGGCCATAAGGCCTGATGTAGCTTTAGTACATGCGCATAGGGCTGATGAGAAAGGCGATATTGAAATATACGGTCCTAAATACGAGGATTTACTTAAAATTCAAGCTGCTAAGAGAGTTATAGTTACGGCCGAGGAAATAGTAAGTGAGGATTATTTCAGAGAGCACCCAGAGCTATTAACAATACCAGGCTTCATGGTGACTGCGGTGGTACATTCACCAAAGGGCGCGTGGCCAACATCAATGTACGGTTATTATAGAGCTGATTATGATGTTATTAAGAAGTACTTTGATAGTGTTAAGGCGGGATTAAGCATTGAGAAGGTGCTTGGGGTGTTCGTACATGGCTGA